In Mycobacterium sp. JS623, one genomic interval encodes:
- a CDS encoding TetR family transcriptional regulator, with product MAKQATAEKRQRRERGSINPDDIIKGAFELAEEVGIDNLSMPLLGKHLGVGVTSIYWYFRKKDDLLNAMTDRALRQYVFATPYVEAKDWRETLRNHARVMRKAFMGNPILCDLILIRSALSPRAAKLGVKEVEKAIASLVEAGLSPEDAFDTYSAVSVHVRGSVVLQRLRDKNRAADEGPSDIEETMAIDPETTPLLAQVTAKGHHIGAADDKNFEFGLECILDHAGRLIGSGSKPARKATKASGPRTRSKAAAAR from the coding sequence GTGGCCAAGCAGGCAACCGCTGAGAAGCGTCAGCGACGCGAGCGCGGGTCCATCAATCCCGACGACATCATCAAGGGCGCGTTCGAGCTCGCGGAAGAGGTCGGGATCGACAACCTCAGCATGCCGCTGCTCGGCAAGCACCTCGGCGTCGGTGTCACGAGCATCTACTGGTACTTCCGCAAGAAGGACGATCTGCTCAACGCGATGACCGATCGCGCGCTGCGCCAGTATGTCTTCGCCACGCCGTACGTCGAGGCCAAGGATTGGCGCGAGACGTTACGCAATCATGCGCGCGTCATGCGAAAAGCGTTCATGGGCAACCCGATTCTGTGCGATCTGATTCTCATCCGGTCGGCTTTGAGTCCGCGGGCGGCCAAGCTGGGCGTGAAAGAGGTAGAGAAGGCGATCGCGAGTCTGGTGGAAGCCGGCCTGTCACCCGAGGATGCGTTCGACACGTACTCCGCGGTGTCGGTGCATGTCCGCGGGTCGGTGGTGCTGCAACGGCTGCGCGACAAGAACCGGGCAGCCGACGAGGGGCCGAGTGACATCGAAGAAACGATGGCGATCGATCCCGAAACCACGCCGCTGCTGGCCCAGGTGACGGCGAAGGGGCATCACATCGGCGCTGCCGACGACAAGAACTTCGAGTTCGGCCTCGAGTGCATCCTCGACCATGCAGGTCGGCTCATCGGTTCGGGCAGCAAGCCTGCGCGCAAGGCGACGAAGGCGTCGGGACCGCGCACGCGAAGCAAGGCCGCCGCCGCGCGCTAG